The genomic window GACCGTGGATCCCACCTGGATCGACGTCGCCTACACGTGGTCGATGCCGGGCTCGAAATGGAAGGAGCAGGCCCTGGGCGAGCTCGAGAAACACGGGGTCTACCAGATAGGCCGTTACGGACGCTGGGTCTTCCAGGGGATAGCCGAATCGATCAAAGACGGTTTCTTTATCGGCGGGGCGCTTGGCAATAGGCGTTAAATAGGGGTTCCCGGTCTTGAAAAAATTGGTGCTCTTGATGGACCATGCTTGAAAGATTAAAAACCAGGCTCAAATCAGCCATAAGCCGGACATTCGGCGCGTTTGGAATGCATATCGGGGCCGATGCGGTGCCCCCCGGGGCATTGCTCGTGGCAGGAAGGAATCTGCCCGTATACATCGATAAGAACCTGCATCCGTGCTTTAAGCAACATCGTGCGCCGATCCCGCACCGTGTATTTATTATAACGATCCCCAAATCGGGAACGTATCTGATAGCGAAGATACTCGCGAATCTGGGGATGGTGGATTGCGATGTCCATATTGCGATCGACCATATCCAGGACAACAGGTTCGCAGATGAAAAGGTGCTTCGTATGGAAGCGTGGAGATACTACGTTCCGATACCTTTTAAAGTATCCGCTAGGCTGATAAAGAATGGGCAATTCTCGTTCGGGCACATCCCTTATTATCTCGAAGGGGAGCAGATTCTGGGGGGTTTTAAAAAGGTCTTCACGTTCAGAGAGCTGCGGGACGTAATCATATCTTTGGTGAGGTATTACGATTCCCGCGAACAAAATTACGCCAAACCGGAAAGAATAAAGCTTTACAACGAGTTTAAACAAACTCCGATGGGAGACGAGAAATTTAAAGCCTGGTACGCAATGTGGGGTAAAGAATTTGCGGACCTGATAAGGAATATGTTTCCCTGGAAGGGGCGCGGCGACGTATTTCAGGCGAAGTTCGAAACACTGATGGGCGATGACGGAAAAGATGAGCAGTTTTCCATGCTTAGGAGCCTGGGCGGATTCCTCGGCCTCGATATAACGGACGATGAGATAGACAGGGCTCTCAGCGACTCGATAGGCGCTGAGACGTTAACCTATTCGGGCAAGCGCAGCTCATATAAAGATTGGTGGAACGATGAGCTCGAAGATTTATTCACACGTTACGGTTTTAAAGAGCTCAACAGGATTTACGGATATGAATAATGGACCTAGCGGTTTTAACGCTATTCGTGAGTTATATATATATAGTATATCTAAACAATCCAGCCCGAAAGATTGCGGTCTATCAAACCCTCCAACTTCAAGATATCGTCCCTGTATAGTTCAATCAGGCGCTTTCTCGTTCTGGGTTTCATGCTGA from Thermodesulfobacteriota bacterium includes these protein-coding regions:
- a CDS encoding sulfotransferase domain-containing protein, with the translated sequence MLERLKTRLKSAISRTFGAFGMHIGADAVPPGALLVAGRNLPVYIDKNLHPCFKQHRAPIPHRVFIITIPKSGTYLIAKILANLGMVDCDVHIAIDHIQDNRFADEKVLRMEAWRYYVPIPFKVSARLIKNGQFSFGHIPYYLEGEQILGGFKKVFTFRELRDVIISLVRYYDSREQNYAKPERIKLYNEFKQTPMGDEKFKAWYAMWGKEFADLIRNMFPWKGRGDVFQAKFETLMGDDGKDEQFSMLRSLGGFLGLDITDDEIDRALSDSIGAETLTYSGKRSSYKDWWNDELEDLFTRYGFKELNRIYGYE